In Terriglobia bacterium, a single genomic region encodes these proteins:
- the msrB gene encoding peptide-methionine (R)-S-oxide reductase MsrB → MARSAFVAGVLPLVAVAAMLAGSAGDARAWDPTGFRKPADADLKRTLGPLQYDVTQHAATEPSFHNEYWDNHREGIYVDVVSGEPLFSSLDKYDSGTGWPSFSKALEPGNIRTKADWKFFVRATEVRSAHADSHLGHVFDDGPPPTGLRYCMNSASLRFVPKEDLEREGYGEYVRLFDSKRPAVPTRGK, encoded by the coding sequence ATGGCCCGAAGCGCATTCGTCGCCGGGGTGCTTCCCCTCGTCGCCGTGGCGGCGATGCTCGCCGGCTCGGCGGGGGACGCCAGGGCGTGGGACCCGACGGGGTTCCGCAAGCCCGCCGACGCCGACCTGAAGCGAACGCTCGGCCCGCTGCAATACGACGTCACCCAGCACGCCGCGACGGAGCCGTCGTTCCACAACGAATACTGGGACAACCATAGGGAGGGGATCTACGTCGACGTGGTCTCGGGAGAGCCTCTCTTCAGCTCGCTCGACAAGTACGACTCCGGCACGGGATGGCCGAGCTTCAGCAAGGCGCTCGAGCCGGGGAACATCCGCACGAAGGCGGATTGGAAATTCTTCGTGAGGGCCACCGAGGTGCGGTCGGCGCACGCCGATTCTCACCTGGGTCACGTCTTCGACGACGGGCCTCCACCCACCGGCCTCCGCTACTGCATGAACTCCGCGTCGCTTCGCTTCGTCCCGAAGGAGGACCTCGAGCGCGAGGGGTACGGGGAGTACGTCCGCCTCTTCGACTCCAAGCGACCCGCCGTACCCACCCGGGGGAAGTAG
- the msrA gene encoding peptide-methionine (S)-S-oxide reductase MsrA encodes MTLLVALGPSLLRPADARAEATPAPHPTAMATFAGGCFWCMEPPFEKLDGVISVTVGYTGGHTKNPTYEEVSGGGTGHAESVRIVYDPLKIDYARLLDVFWHNIDPTTPDAEFCDHGHQYRSAIFFHDESQRRLAEESKRRVEASGRLPGPVVTEVVPATEFYPAEEYHQGYYKKNPVRYHFYRWNCGRDQRLKALWGAAVGETEETR; translated from the coding sequence ATGACGCTCCTCGTGGCTCTGGGCCCTTCGCTGCTCCGTCCCGCGGACGCGAGGGCGGAAGCGACTCCCGCGCCCCACCCCACCGCGATGGCGACCTTCGCCGGCGGCTGCTTCTGGTGCATGGAGCCCCCCTTCGAGAAGCTGGACGGGGTGATCTCGGTCACCGTGGGGTACACCGGAGGGCACACGAAGAACCCGACCTACGAGGAGGTCTCGGGCGGCGGCACCGGTCACGCCGAGTCGGTGCGGATCGTGTACGACCCCCTCAAGATCGATTACGCCCGCCTGCTCGACGTGTTCTGGCACAACATCGACCCGACGACGCCGGACGCGGAGTTCTGCGATCACGGCCACCAGTACCGCTCCGCGATCTTCTTCCACGACGAGAGCCAGCGGCGGCTCGCGGAGGAATCGAAGCGACGGGTCGAGGCGTCCGGGCGCCTGCCCGGTCCCGTCGTGACCGAGGTCGTTCCCGCGACGGAGTTCTACCCGGCCGAGGAGTACCACCAGGGGTACTACAAGAAGAATCCCGTCCGTTACCATTTCTATCGCTGGAACTGCGGCCGCGACCAGCGCCTTAAGGCGTTGTGGGGCGCCGCCGTCGGCGAGACGGAGGAGACGAGATGA
- the pxpB gene encoding 5-oxoprolinase subunit PxpB, translated as MHDEPGSARVTFASDHSLLVTFGDEISSENSRSVFRLAAVLGERSVPGVLNLHPAYASLLVRFDPRRLEGRALEEEVLDLLEGLRRVPVPEPRDVEIPVRYGGVNGPDLPDVARRCGLTEREVVRSHADARYEVCFLGFTPGFPYLAGLPPFLSVPRLPTPRARVPAGSVAIGGSQTGVYPLPSPGGWRVIGWTALRLFDPGREPIALLRMGDRVRFVAETPRRRPHP; from the coding sequence ATGCACGACGAGCCCGGCTCCGCCCGCGTCACGTTCGCGAGCGACCATTCGCTCCTGGTGACGTTCGGCGACGAGATCTCCAGCGAGAACAGCCGGAGCGTCTTCCGGCTCGCGGCCGTTCTCGGGGAGCGCTCCGTGCCGGGCGTCCTGAATCTCCATCCGGCCTATGCCTCCCTCCTCGTTCGTTTCGATCCGAGGCGCCTCGAGGGGCGCGCGCTCGAAGAGGAGGTGCTGGACCTGCTCGAGGGATTGAGACGCGTGCCCGTCCCCGAGCCGCGCGACGTCGAGATCCCGGTGCGCTACGGCGGGGTCAATGGTCCCGACCTCCCGGACGTCGCGCGTCGCTGCGGCCTCACCGAGCGCGAGGTCGTGCGCTCGCACGCGGACGCCCGTTACGAGGTCTGCTTCCTCGGGTTCACCCCGGGGTTCCCGTACCTGGCGGGTCTTCCCCCCTTCCTCTCGGTGCCCCGGCTGCCCACCCCGCGCGCCCGGGTGCCCGCGGGGAGCGTGGCGATCGGCGGCTCCCAAACGGGCGTCTATCCGCTCCCCTCGCCGGGTGGCTGGCGCGTGATCGGTTGGACGGCTCTCCGCCTGTTCGACCCCGGACGCGAGCCGATCGCGCTCCTTCGGATGGGCGATCGCGTTCGCTTCGTCGCGGAGACCCCGCGCCGCAGGCCCCACCCTTGA
- a CDS encoding biotin-dependent carboxyltransferase family protein, with protein MRGAVRVVVPGLLTTVQDLGRFGYGELGVSPAGAADPLSLRIGNRLVGNDEGAAALEMTLVGGTFEFERPAVIALAGSDFVPRLEGAEVENWTPLEVGAGATLRLEATRDGARAYLCVRGGIEVPEILGSAATHLLVGIGGFGGRSLRAGDRLPVGERVASDPAPGGIEPDAVPGLLRRDVLRVTPGPQAGWFSRDEVAAFHAASYLVTETSNRMGIRLDGRSLRAAPARELLTEGVSPGAVQVPPDGLPIVLLVEHPATGGYPKIAAVASADFHALGQLRPRDLVRFEPVSLDDALALLREQEEALVALLG; from the coding sequence TTGAGAGGCGCGGTCCGCGTCGTCGTCCCGGGACTGCTCACCACGGTGCAGGACCTCGGGCGCTTCGGGTACGGAGAGCTGGGAGTGTCTCCCGCCGGAGCGGCGGACCCTCTCTCGCTGCGCATCGGCAACCGCCTCGTGGGGAACGACGAAGGCGCGGCGGCGCTCGAGATGACCCTTGTGGGGGGGACGTTCGAGTTCGAGCGGCCCGCGGTGATCGCCCTCGCGGGATCGGACTTCGTCCCGCGTCTCGAGGGCGCCGAGGTGGAGAACTGGACGCCCCTCGAGGTCGGAGCGGGAGCGACCCTCAGGCTCGAGGCCACCCGCGACGGTGCGAGGGCCTACCTCTGCGTGCGGGGAGGGATCGAAGTTCCGGAGATCCTGGGGAGCGCCGCAACCCATCTCCTGGTCGGGATCGGCGGATTCGGGGGGCGGTCGCTCCGCGCCGGGGACCGGCTTCCCGTCGGCGAGCGCGTCGCGTCCGATCCGGCCCCCGGCGGAATCGAGCCGGACGCGGTTCCGGGTCTCCTACGGCGCGACGTGCTCCGCGTCACGCCGGGGCCGCAGGCCGGCTGGTTCTCGCGCGACGAGGTCGCGGCCTTCCACGCCGCCTCCTATCTCGTGACCGAGACCTCGAACCGGATGGGAATCCGCCTGGACGGCCGGTCGCTGCGCGCCGCGCCGGCCCGAGAGTTGCTCACCGAGGGCGTCTCCCCGGGGGCCGTCCAGGTGCCCCCGGACGGCCTGCCGATCGTCCTGCTCGTCGAGCACCCGGCAACGGGGGGATACCCGAAGATCGCCGCCGTCGCCTCGGCGGACTTCCACGCCCTCGGTCAGCTTCGCCCGCGGGACCTCGTGCGTTTCGAGCCGGTCTCCCTCGATGACGCTCTCGCGCTCCTCCGGGAGCAGGAGGAGGCGCTGGTTGCCCTCCTGGGCTGA
- a CDS encoding MFS transporter: MTLSRSSGSRRRRWLPSWAESITPAQWRVLLAAGLGWMLDALDVMLYAYALGAIRTEFGLDAAEAGALASVTLLASAAGGILFGILADRIGRARALVVSILTYSVFTALTATSRSVAEIVVWRALVGIGLGGEWSAGSVLVAETWPARHRGKAIGIMQSGWAVGYAAAAILSAVVLPAYGWRVLFALGIAPALLTVWIRLRVEEPEIWRRAGRRPSSSARALLAPPLLGRAVVSTALATSLLFAYWGLFTWIPSYLAGPEAAGGAGLGVTRSALWIVAMQAGAFLGYTSFGFLADRFGRRPTLQAFVLGAAVLVPAYGLSARSGIALLALGPLVGFFGHGYFSVFGAMLAELFPSAIRGTAQGLCYNAGRAASALAPWTIGAVADAYGLGVALAFTSAFFLLGAVLVLLLPETRGEELT, from the coding sequence ATGACGCTCTCGCGCTCCTCCGGGAGCAGGAGGAGGCGCTGGTTGCCCTCCTGGGCTGAGTCCATCACGCCCGCCCAGTGGAGAGTCCTGCTGGCGGCCGGACTCGGATGGATGCTCGACGCGCTCGACGTGATGCTCTACGCCTACGCCCTCGGCGCCATCCGGACGGAGTTCGGCCTCGATGCGGCGGAGGCCGGGGCGCTCGCCTCGGTCACGCTCCTCGCGTCCGCCGCCGGCGGCATCCTCTTCGGAATCCTCGCGGACCGGATCGGGCGGGCCAGGGCCCTCGTCGTGTCGATTCTCACCTACTCCGTTTTCACCGCGCTCACGGCCACGTCGAGGAGCGTCGCCGAGATCGTCGTCTGGAGGGCGCTCGTCGGCATCGGCCTCGGGGGCGAGTGGTCGGCGGGCTCGGTCCTCGTGGCGGAAACCTGGCCGGCGCGCCACCGAGGAAAGGCGATCGGGATCATGCAATCCGGCTGGGCGGTCGGATACGCGGCGGCGGCGATCCTGTCCGCGGTGGTGCTGCCGGCGTACGGCTGGCGGGTCCTGTTCGCGCTCGGGATCGCGCCCGCGCTGCTCACCGTGTGGATCCGGCTGCGGGTCGAGGAGCCGGAGATCTGGCGACGGGCGGGGCGCCGGCCTTCGTCCTCCGCGAGGGCCCTGCTCGCGCCGCCGCTCCTCGGGCGCGCGGTCGTCTCCACGGCGCTCGCGACGAGCCTCCTCTTCGCGTACTGGGGGCTCTTCACCTGGATCCCCTCCTACCTGGCGGGCCCCGAGGCCGCCGGCGGGGCCGGGCTCGGCGTGACCCGGTCGGCCCTGTGGATCGTGGCGATGCAGGCGGGAGCGTTCCTCGGCTACACTTCGTTCGGCTTTCTCGCGGACCGGTTCGGTCGGCGCCCCACCCTCCAGGCCTTCGTGCTCGGCGCCGCGGTCCTCGTCCCCGCGTACGGCCTCTCGGCGCGGAGCGGCATCGCCCTCCTCGCCCTCGGCCCCCTCGTCGGGTTCTTCGGTCACGGCTACTTCAGCGTCTTCGGCGCCATGCTCGCCGAGCTGTTCCCCTCGGCGATCCGAGGCACGGCCCAAGGGCTGTGCTACAACGCGGGGCGGGCGGCGAGCGCGCTCGCGCCGTGGACGATCGGCGCCGTGGCGGACGCGTACGGCCTGGGCGTCGCCCTGGCCTTCACCTCGGCGTTCTTCCTCCTGGGCGCCGTGCTCGTCCTTCTGCTCCCCGAGACCCGCGGAGAGGAGTTGACGTGA